A region of the Variovorax sp. 54 genome:
TCCGTGCTTCGCACTTCGGTGCGAGCTTGCTTGGGGCGGCCCGGCGCGGCGCTCATACGAGCACCCGCTCGATGCCGCCCTGGTTGGCAGCCGCCACGTACTTCGGCATCCAGTCGTCGCCGAGCAGCTTGTTGGCCATCTCGACCACGATGTAGTCGGCTTCGAGCAGGCCGTTGTTCAGGTCGTTGCCGTAGCGCGAGAGGCCTTGCAGGCAGCTCGGGCAGCTGGTGAGGATCTTCACGTTGTCGGTGGCGCCGACCTGGCCGGCATCGCGCAGCGCGGCCTCGCCCTTCTTCAGCTCTTCTTCCTTGCGGAAGCGGATCTGCGTCGAGATGTCCGGCCGCGACACGCCCAGCGTGCCCGACTCGCCGCAGCAGCGGTCGTTCTTGAGCACGTTGTCGCCGACCAGCGCCTTCACGGTCTTCATCGGGTCCTGCAGCTTCATCGGTGAATGGCAGGGGTCGTGGTACAGGTAGCCGCCACCGCCGGCATCGGCCAGGGTGATGCCCTTTTCGAGCAGGTACTCGTGGATGTCGATGATCCGGCAGCCCGGGAAGATCTTGTCGAACTGGTAGCCCTGCAGCTGGTCGTAGCAGGTGCCGCAGCTCACCACCACCGTCTTGATGTCCAGGTAGTTGAGCGTGTTGGCGACGCGGTGGAAGAGCACGCGGTTGTCCGTGATCATCTTCTCGGCCTTGTCGAACTGGCCGCTGCCGCGCTGCGGATAACCGCAGCACAGGTAGCCCGGCGGCAACACCGTCTGCACGCCCGCATGCCAGAGCATCGCCTGCGTGGCCAGGCCGACCTGCGAGAACAGCCGCTCCGAACCGCAGCCCGGGAAGTAGAAGACCGCTTCGGTTTCCGAGGTGGTCGTCTTCGGGTCGCGAATGATCGGCACGTAGTCGGCATCCTCGATGTCGAGCAGCGCGCGCGCCGTCTTCTTCGGCAGGTTGCCCGGCATCTTCTTGTTGATGAAGTGGATCACCTGCTCCTTGATCGGCGCAGGCCCCAGCGTGGCCGGCGGCGCGCCGGTCTGCTTTTTCGCCAGGCCGCGCAGCAGGTCGTTCGCCATGCGCTGCGCCTTGAAGCCGATGCCCACCATGCCCGCGCGCACCGCCTTGATGGTCTGCGGATTGGTCGCGTTCAGGAAGAACATCGCGGCCGCGTTGCCGGGGCGGAAGCTCTTCTGACCCATCTTGCGCAGCAGGTTGCGCATGTTCATCGACACGTCGCCGAAGTCGATCTTCACGGGGCACGGCGTGAGGCACTTGTGGCACACGGTGCAGTGGTCGGCCACGTCCTCGAACTCTTCCCAGTGCTTGATGCTGATGCCGCGCCGCGTCTGCTCTTCGTAGAGGAAAGCCTCCACCAGCAGCGAAGTCGCGAGGATCTTGTTGCGCGGGCTGTACAGCAGGTTGGCGCGCGGCACGTGCGTGGCGCACACCGGCTTGCACTTGCCGCAGCGCAGGCAGTCCTTCACGCTGTCGGCAATGGCGCCGATGTCGCTCTGCTGCATGATCAGCGACTCGTGCCCCATGAGGCCGAAGCTCGGCGTGTAGGCGTTGGTCAGGTCGGCGTGCAGCGTCTGCGCCTGCCCCGCGGGCGCGCGCAGCAGCTTGCCCTTGTTGAAGCGGCCTTCGGGGTCGACCCGGGCCTTGTACTCGGTGAACGGGCGCAGCTCTTCGTCGCTGAGGAACTCGAGCTTCGTGATGCCGATGCCGTGCTCGCCCGAGATCACGCCGTCCAGGCTGCGTGCCAGCGCCATGATGCGCACCACCGCGGCATGCGCGGTCTGCAGCATCTCGTAGTTGTCGCTGTTGACGGGCAGGTTGGTGTGCACGTTGCCGTCGCCCGCGTGCATGTGCAGCGCGACCCACACGCGGCCCTTGAGCACCTGCTTGTGGATGGCGGTGCACTCGGCCAGGATCGGCCCGAACTCGGCGCCCGAAAAAATCTCCTGCAGCGGCTGGCGCAGCTGGGTCTTCCAGCTGGCGCGCAGCGTGTGGTCCTGCAGTTGGGGGAACAGCGCGTCGACGTTCTGCAGCCAGCCGGCCCACAGCGCACGCACCTCGTGCACCAGCGCCACGGCCTGCGCCACGCGGTCTTCCAGCAGCTCGGCCGCGGGAATCTCGTGCGCGTCGTCGGTCTTGCCCAGCGGCAGGTTGCCGCGCGTGAGGAACACTTCGAGCGCATCGGTGAGCGCCAGCTTATTCTGCAGCGACAGCTCGATGTTGATGCGTTCGATGCCGTCGCTGTACTCGGCCATGCGCGGCAGCGGGATCACCACGTCTTCGTTGATCTTGAAGGCGTTGGTGTGCTTGCTGATGGCGGCCGTGCGCTTGCGGTCGAGCCAGAATTTCTTGCGCGCCTCGGGGCTGATGGCAATGAAGCCTTCGCCGCTGCGCGAGTTGGCGATGCGCACCACTTCCGAGGTGACGCGCGCCACCGCATCGGCGTCGTCGCCCGCGATGTCGCCGAACAGCACCATCTTCGGCAGGCCGCCGTGCTTCTTCGACTTGGTGGCGTAGCCGACCGCCTTGAGGTAGCGGTCGTCCAGGTGCTCGAGGCCGGCCAGCAGCACGCCCGAGCGTTTCTGCTCGGCGAACATGAAGTCCTTGATCTCGACGATGCTGGGCACCGCGTCTTTCGCGTTGCCGAAGAATTCGAGGCACACGGTGCGCGTGTGCGCCGGCATCTTGTGCACCACCCAGCGGCAGCTGGTGATGAGGCCGTCGCAGCCTTCTTTCTGGATGCCCGGCAGGCCCGAAAGGAACTTGTCGGTCACGTCCTTGCCCAGGCCTTCCTTGCGGAAGGTCTTGCCCGGAATGTCGAGGCGCTCGGTGCGCAGCGGGGTCTTGCCGTCGGCGGCGAAGTACTGCAGCTCGAACAGGGCGCTCTCGGCGTCGTGGATCTTGCCCAGGTTGTGGCCGATGCGGGTCACTTCGAGCCATTCGGCCTGCGGCGTGACCATGCGCCATGAGGCGAGGTTGTCGAGTGCCGTGCCCCAGAGCACGGCCTTCTTGCCGCCGGCGTTCATGGCGACGTTGCCGCCGACGCACGAGGCCTCGGCGGAGGTCGGGTCGACCGCGAACACGAAGCCCGCACGCTCAGCCGCGTCGGCCACGCGCTGCGTGACCACGCCGGCCTCGGTCCAGATGGTGGGCACGGGGTGGTCGAGGCCGGGCATCGAGATGTGCTCGACCTCGGTCATGGCCTCGAGCTTCTCGGTGTTGATGACCACGCTCTTCCACGTGAGCGGAATGGCGCCGCCGGTGTAGCCGGTGCCACCGCCGCGCGGAATGATGGTCAGGCCCAGCTCGATGCAGCCCTTGACCAGCAAGGCCATCTCGACCTCGGTGTCGGGGCACAGCACGACGAAGGGGTACTCGACGCGCCAGTCGGTGGCGTCGGTCACGTGCGACACGCGCGAAAGGCCGTCGAACTTGATGTTGTCCTTGGCCGTGAGCCGGCGCAGCACGCGCGTGGCCTTGCGGCGCAGGGCGGAGACTTCGCGGAAGGTGTCGTCGAAGGCGGCGACGGCCTGGCTGACGAGCCCGGTGAGCTCACCCACCAACTGGTCGCGCGGCAGGTCGCTGTCGGGGGTGCGGCGCTTCTGCACTTCGCCCAGGCGGTGGCGCAGGGCATCGACCAGCTGGCCGCGGCGGCGCGGGTTGTCCAGCAGGTCGTCGACGAGGTAGGGGTTGCGCTGCACGACCCAGATGTCGCCCAGCACCTCGTAGAGCATGCGCGCCGATCGGCCGGTGCGGCGCTCGGCACGCAGGGTCTGGAGCAGGTCCCAGCCGCGTTCGCCCAGCAGGCGAAGCACGATCTCCCGGTCGGAGAAGCTGGTGTAGTTGTACGGGATCTCGCGCAGTCGTACAGGCTCTGCGGCCTGTGACAACAGCGTATTCAACGCGGTCGGAGCATTCATCGGGTGGGGCCCTTGGCCAGGCGCTGCGCGCCCATGTAGCCGGGGGGTGGATTTTAGGGCAGGCCTTGGGGTCTTTGCCCTTCCCGTTCCGCTATTCCCTATGGCAGGCCCGATGCCTGCCGTGGCGCGGGGGCCGCCGGCCCTCACCCCTGCCCTCTCCCGGAGGGAGAGGGAGAAAGACAGGGGCTTAGAACAGCACCCGGCTGCGGATCGTCCCGTTCACCTTGGCCAGCTTTTCCAGCGCCAGGTCGGACGAGGCAGCGTCGATGTCCATCACGACGTAGCCGACCTTCTCGTTCGTCTGCAGGAACTGCGAGGAGATGTTGATGTTGTTGTCCGAGAAGATCTTGTTGATCTCGGACAGCACGCCCGGCACGTTGCGGTGGATGTGCAGCAGGCGGTGCTTGCCCGGGTGCGCCGGCAGCGCCACCTCGGGGAAGTTGACCGACGAGGTCGAAGTGCCGTTGTCGCTGTACTTGACCAGCTTCTCGGCCACTTCCAGCCCGATGTTGGCCTGGGCTTCCATGGTCGAACCGCCGATGTGCGGCGTGAGGATCACGTTGTCCAGCCCGCGCAGCGGCGACTGGAACTCGTCCTTGTTGCTGCGCGGCTCCACCGGGAACACGTCGATCGCGGCGCCCAACAGCTTCTTGCTCTTCAGGGCCTCGGCCAGCGCGTCGATCTCGACCACGGTGCCGCGCGAGGCGTTGATCAGGATCGACCCCGGCTTCATGGCGGCGATCTCGGCGGCGCCGATCATCCATTGGGTGGCTTGCGTCTCGGGCACGTGCAGGGTCACGATGTCGCTCTGGGCCAGCAGCTGGTGCAGCTCGCGCACCTGGCGGGCGTTGCCCAGCGGCAGCTTGGTGACCACGTCGAAGAAGGCCACATGCATGCCCAACGCCTCGGCCAGCACCGACAGCTGCGCGCCGATGGAGCCGTAGCCCACGATGCCCAGCGTCTTGCCGCGGATTTCGAAGGCGTTTTCGGCCGACTTGAGCCAGCCGCCGCGGTGCGCCACGGCGCTCTTCTCGGGCACGCCGCGCAGCAGCAGGATGGCTTCGGCCAGCACCAGCTCGGCCACCGAGCGGGTGTTGGAATACGGGGCGTTGAACACGGCCACGCCGTGTTCGCGGGCGGCTTCGAGGTCGACCTGGTTGGTGCCGATGCAGAAGCACCCGGCCGCCACCAGCTTGTGCGCGGCGGCGAACACCTCGGCCGTCAGCTGGGTGCGCGAGCGGATGCCCACGAAGTGCACGTCGGCGATCTTGGCCTTGAGTTCGGCGTCGGGCAACGCACCCGGCAGCGACTCGATGTTGGTGTAGCCGGCGGCGCGCAGCACCTCCACGGCCGAGGGGTGGATGCCCTCGAGCAAAAGGAACTTGATCCTGCTTTTGTCGAGGGAGGTTTTGCTGCTCATGACGTACTCGAGGAGGCCCCGGCCATGGCGACAAGCTAGGCCAAAAAAGGGGAGGGCGATGCTAGCATGGTGCAGCGCAGCATGTGCCCCGCAACCCGCGCCGGGCTTGGCGCCAAAGGGGTTTCCCCGATTGGAATAGCCCCCGGGTCCGTGCCCCAATGTGACGCGGCTGTGTCACGCACATGCCCTAGCATTCGCGCTTTCCATTTTTTCCCCGAGGAGACTTCATGCGATTCAAGACGCTCGCGTTGGCATCGGCGCTGGCCGCCACGCTGTTCAATGCAGCCCAGGCCCAGACCGAGATCCAGTGGTGGCATTCCATGACCGCCGTCAACAACGAGTGGGTCAACGACCTGGCCAAGCAGTTCAACGAGAGCCAGAAGGACTACAAGATCGTCCCCACCTTCAAGGGCACGTACGACGAATCCATGACGGCCTCCATCGCGGCCTTCCGTTCGGGCAACGCACCGCACATCCTGCAGGTGTTCGAGGTGGGCACCGCCACCATGATGGCCAGCAAGGGCGCCGTCATTCCGGTCGGCCAGGTCATGAAGGACGCGGGCGAGAAGTTCGACCCGGCCGCCTACATCCCCGCCGTGGCCGGTTACTACACCGCCCCCAACGGCCAGATGCTGAGCTTCCCGTTCAACAGCTCGACCACCATCTTCTATTTCAACAAGGACGCCTTCAAGGCCGCCGGCCTGCCCACCGACAAGGCACCCTCGACCTGGCCCGAAGTGGTCGCGGCAGCCGCCAAGCTCAAGGCGAGCGGTCACAAGTGCCCGTTCACCACCGCCTGGCAGAACTGGACGCAGGTCGAGAGCTTCTCGGCCTGGCACAACGTGGAGTTCGCCAGCAAGGCCAACGGCCTGCAGGGCCTGGACGCGCGCCTGAAGGTGAATTCGCCGCTGCACCAGCGCCACATCGAGAACCTGGCCAGCATGTCCAAGCAGGGCCTGTTCATCTACAAGGGCCGCGGCAACGTGCCTGAAGCCTCGTTCGTGTCGGGCGAGTGCGCCATGATCAACACGTCGTCGGGCTTCTACGGCAACGTGGCCAAGAACGCCAAGTTCGCCTACGGCCTGGCCCCCCTGCCCTACTACCCGGACGTGCCGGGCGCACCGCAGAACACCGTGATCGGCGGCGCCAGCCTGTGGGTCATGTCGGGCAAAAAGGCCGCCGAGTACAAGGGCGTGGCCAAGTTCTTCAGCTTCATCTCGACGCCTGAAGTGCAGTCCGCCAGCCACAAGCGCACCGGCTACCTGCCGGTGACCACCGCCTCGTACAAGCTCACCGAAGAGTCGGGTTTCTACAAGCAGAACCCCGGCACCGACGTGGCCGTGACGCAGATGATCCGCAAGGTCACCGACAAGAGCCGCGGCATCCGCCTGGGCAACTACGTGCAGATCCGCGCCATCGAGGACGAAGAGCTCGAACAGGTCTGGGGCGGCAAGAAGACGGCCAAGGAAGCCCTCGACGCCATCGTGACCCGCGGCAACGAGCAGCTGGAACGCTTCCAAAAGGCGAACAAAAGCTAACGATTGAAGATCCGGGCTCCGTGTCCGGCTAATATCGCCCGCCCCCGCACGCCCTTGTTCCAGGGCGCGCCGGGCGGGATTTTTTATGTAGAGGCTTCATGGAAAAACGCGTTTTCTTTCGCTCGGGCTGGTTGCCCTGGCTGCTGTTGACACCGCAGATGGCGGTGATCCTCGTGTTTTTCTTCTGGCCGGCCGGCCAGGCGCTGTTGCAGTCGTTGCAGCAGCAGGACGCGTTCGGCACGTCGGTCGAGTTCGTCGGGCTCGACAACTTCCGCCAGCTCTTCAACGACCCGGCCTATGGCGAGTCGTTCAAGACCACCGCGCTGTTCTCGGTGCTGGTGGCGGGCATCGGCATCAGCCTGTCGCTGATGCTGGCCGTGTTCGCCGACCGCATCACCCGCGGCGGCATGTTCTACAAGACCATGCTGATCCTGCCGTACGCCGTGGCGCCCGCCGTGGCGGCCGTGCTGTGGGTCTTCATGTTCTCGCCCTCGCTGGGCGTGGTGGCCTATGCCCTGGGCAAGATCGGCATCAACTGGAACCACCTGCTCGACTCGGGCCACGCCATGACGCTGATCGTGATGGCCTCGGTGTGGAAGCAGATTTCGTACAACTTCCTGTTCTTCCTGGCCGGCCTGCAGTCGATTCCGAAGTCGCTGATCGAGGCCGCGGCCATCGACGGCGCGCGCCCATGGCGCCGCTTCTGGACCGTGCAGTTCCCGCTGCTGTCGCCCACCACCTTCTTCCTGCTGGTGATCAACGTGGTCTACGCCTTCTTCGACACCTTCGCGATCGTCGATGCGGCCACGCAGGGCGGTCCGGGCAAGGACACGACCATCCTGGTCTACAAGGTCTACCACGACGGTTTCAAGGGCCTGGACCTCGGCGGTTCGGCCGCGCAGTCGGTGGTGCTGATGGTGATCGTGGTGGCGCTGACGGTCATCCAGTTCCGCTACGTCGAGAAGAAGGTGCAGTACTGATGAAGCAACAAGAACAAATAAAACTGGGCGGAGCGCAGCATGGTTGAGAAACGCGGCACGCAGGGCATCCTGGCCCACGTCATCATGATCCTGGGCGTGTTCATCGTCGCCTTCCCGCTCTACCTGGCGTTCGTGGCGTCCACGCACACGGCCCAGGAGATCGTGCAGGCGCCGATGCCCCTGACACCCGGCTCGAACATCGTCGACAGCTACAAGGGCGCGCTCTTCGGGCGCGAGAACAGCGCGGGCTCCAACGCCCCGGTGGCGCACATGATGTGGGTGAGCTTCGTGACGGCCATGGTCATCGCCATCGGCAAGATCACCATCTCGCTGCTGTCGGCCTTCGCCATCGTGTATTTCCGCTTCCCGTTCAAGAAGATCTGCTTCTGGGCGATCTTCGTGACGCTGATGCTGCCGGTGGAGGTGCGCATCCTGCCCACCTACAAGGTGCTGTCCGACCTGAACATGCTGAACACCTACGCGGGCCTCACGGTGCCGCTGATTGCGTCGGCCACGGCGACCTTCCTGTTCCGCCAGTTCTTCCTCACGGTGCCCGACGAACTCACCGAAGCGTCGCGCATGGACGGCGCGAGCCCCATGCGCTTCTTCTTCGACGTGCTGCTGCCGCTGTCGAAGACCTCGATCGCGGCGCTGTTCGTGATCCAGTTCATCTACGGCTGGAACCAGTACCTGTGGCCGCTGCTCGCGACCACGAGCGAAGACATGTACCCCGTGGTGGTCGGCATCAAGCGAATGATTGCCGGCGGCGACGGACAGAACGAATGGAACGTCGTGATGGCCACCGCCATCCTGGCGATGCTGCCGCCCGCGCTGGTGGTGATCCTGATGCAAAAGTGGTTCGTCAAGGGCCTCGTGGACACTGAAAAATAACTATGGCTGCTCTCTCTCTACGCAACGTCATCAAGCGCTACGGCCATGGGCCGAAAGCCAACCAGGTCATCCACGGCGTGAGCGCCGAGATCGCCGACCATGAATTCATCGTCATCGTCGGCCCCTCGGGCTGCGGCAAATCGACGCTGCTGCGCATGGTGGCCGGCCTCGAGGAAATCTCGGCCGGCGAGATCGCCATCGGCGGCAAGGTGGTGAACCAGCTCGAGCCCTCCGAGCGCGACATCGCCATGGTGTTCCAGAACTACGCGCTGTACCCGCACATGAGCGTGTTCGCGAACATGGCCTACGGCCTGAAGATCGCCAAGGTGCCGACGCCCGAGATCAAGGTGCGCGTCGACAAGGCCGCCAAGATCCTCGAGCTGGGCCACCTGCTCGAGCGCAAGCCGCGCGAACTCTCGGGCGGCCAGCGCCAGCGCGTGGCCATGGGCCGCGCCATCGTGCGCCAGCCGCGCGTGTTCCTGTTCGACGAACCGCTGTCGAACCTCGACGCCAAGCTGCGCGCCCAGACCCGCCTCGAAATCCAGAAGCTGCACCGCGAACTCGGCATCACCTCGCTGTTCGTCACGCACGACCAGGTCGAGGCCATGACGCTGGCACAGCGCATCATCGTGATGAACGGCGGCGTGATGGACCAGTTCGCGACGCCCGAAGAGGTGTACTCGCGCCCGGCCACCACGTTCGTGGCGAGCTTCATCGGCTCGCCGCCGATGAACCTGCTGCGGCACGCACCGGGCGTGCGCCCGGGCCAGATCCTCGGCATCCGCCCCGAGCACATGAAGCTCGACGAAAGCGGCTGGACGGTGCAGGTCGAACAGGTCGAACTGCTGGGCGCCGAGCGCCTGGTGTACGGCCGCATCGGCGAGGAGCAGATCATCATGCGCACCGACGAAGGCGACCACCCGCCGGTGGCCGGCGACACGGTGAAGATCGCCGCGCGCGAAGACAAGCTGCACTGGTTCGACGCCGGATCGGGCAAGAGGGCAGACTGAGCGATGGCCGAACGCAGCCCCTGGCCCTACCCCCGCTGGGTCGCCCACCGCGGCGCCGGCAAGCTGGCGCCTGAAAACACGCTCGCCGCCTTCCGCTTCGGCGCGTCGCATGGCTACCGCATGTTCGAGTGCGATGCCAAGCTCAGCGCCGACGGCGTGGTCTTCCTGATGCACGACGCCACGCTCGATCGCACCACCAACGGCCACGGCATCGGCGGCCAGCAGACATGGGGTGCGCTGTCGCAGCTCGACGCCGGTGGCTGGCACTCGCGCGCCTTCGCGGGCGAGCCGCTGCCCACGCTGGGGAACCTGGCGCGCTTCTGCCGCGCCAACGACCTCCTGCTGAACATCGAGATCAAGCCCACGCCCGGCACCGAACGCGAGACCGGCGAAGTGGTCGCACGCGAAGCCGCGCGCCTCTGGCAGGGCACGGCCGTGCCGCCGCTGCTCACCTCGTTCCAGATCGACGCGCTGAAGGGCGCC
Encoded here:
- a CDS encoding DUF3683 domain-containing protein gives rise to the protein MNAPTALNTLLSQAAEPVRLREIPYNYTSFSDREIVLRLLGERGWDLLQTLRAERRTGRSARMLYEVLGDIWVVQRNPYLVDDLLDNPRRRGQLVDALRHRLGEVQKRRTPDSDLPRDQLVGELTGLVSQAVAAFDDTFREVSALRRKATRVLRRLTAKDNIKFDGLSRVSHVTDATDWRVEYPFVVLCPDTEVEMALLVKGCIELGLTIIPRGGGTGYTGGAIPLTWKSVVINTEKLEAMTEVEHISMPGLDHPVPTIWTEAGVVTQRVADAAERAGFVFAVDPTSAEASCVGGNVAMNAGGKKAVLWGTALDNLASWRMVTPQAEWLEVTRIGHNLGKIHDAESALFELQYFAADGKTPLRTERLDIPGKTFRKEGLGKDVTDKFLSGLPGIQKEGCDGLITSCRWVVHKMPAHTRTVCLEFFGNAKDAVPSIVEIKDFMFAEQKRSGVLLAGLEHLDDRYLKAVGYATKSKKHGGLPKMVLFGDIAGDDADAVARVTSEVVRIANSRSGEGFIAISPEARKKFWLDRKRTAAISKHTNAFKINEDVVIPLPRMAEYSDGIERINIELSLQNKLALTDALEVFLTRGNLPLGKTDDAHEIPAAELLEDRVAQAVALVHEVRALWAGWLQNVDALFPQLQDHTLRASWKTQLRQPLQEIFSGAEFGPILAECTAIHKQVLKGRVWVALHMHAGDGNVHTNLPVNSDNYEMLQTAHAAVVRIMALARSLDGVISGEHGIGITKLEFLSDEELRPFTEYKARVDPEGRFNKGKLLRAPAGQAQTLHADLTNAYTPSFGLMGHESLIMQQSDIGAIADSVKDCLRCGKCKPVCATHVPRANLLYSPRNKILATSLLVEAFLYEEQTRRGISIKHWEEFEDVADHCTVCHKCLTPCPVKIDFGDVSMNMRNLLRKMGQKSFRPGNAAAMFFLNATNPQTIKAVRAGMVGIGFKAQRMANDLLRGLAKKQTGAPPATLGPAPIKEQVIHFINKKMPGNLPKKTARALLDIEDADYVPIIRDPKTTTSETEAVFYFPGCGSERLFSQVGLATQAMLWHAGVQTVLPPGYLCCGYPQRGSGQFDKAEKMITDNRVLFHRVANTLNYLDIKTVVVSCGTCYDQLQGYQFDKIFPGCRIIDIHEYLLEKGITLADAGGGGYLYHDPCHSPMKLQDPMKTVKALVGDNVLKNDRCCGESGTLGVSRPDISTQIRFRKEEELKKGEAALRDAGQVGATDNVKILTSCPSCLQGLSRYGNDLNNGLLEADYIVVEMANKLLGDDWMPKYVAAANQGGIERVLV
- the ugpQ gene encoding glycerophosphodiester phosphodiesterase; the encoded protein is MAERSPWPYPRWVAHRGAGKLAPENTLAAFRFGASHGYRMFECDAKLSADGVVFLMHDATLDRTTNGHGIGGQQTWGALSQLDAGGWHSRAFAGEPLPTLGNLARFCRANDLLLNIEIKPTPGTERETGEVVAREAARLWQGTAVPPLLTSFQIDALKGAQAVQPELPRGLLLDTLWNGWLDTALNLGCQAIVCNHALWDAATVAQVHGAGLRSLSYTVNDDWAAQRLIELGTDGIITDRVDLFSPAG
- the ugpC gene encoding sn-glycerol-3-phosphate ABC transporter ATP-binding protein UgpC, producing the protein MAALSLRNVIKRYGHGPKANQVIHGVSAEIADHEFIVIVGPSGCGKSTLLRMVAGLEEISAGEIAIGGKVVNQLEPSERDIAMVFQNYALYPHMSVFANMAYGLKIAKVPTPEIKVRVDKAAKILELGHLLERKPRELSGGQRQRVAMGRAIVRQPRVFLFDEPLSNLDAKLRAQTRLEIQKLHRELGITSLFVTHDQVEAMTLAQRIIVMNGGVMDQFATPEEVYSRPATTFVASFIGSPPMNLLRHAPGVRPGQILGIRPEHMKLDESGWTVQVEQVELLGAERLVYGRIGEEQIIMRTDEGDHPPVAGDTVKIAAREDKLHWFDAGSGKRAD
- the ugpA gene encoding sn-glycerol-3-phosphate ABC transporter permease UgpA, producing the protein MEKRVFFRSGWLPWLLLTPQMAVILVFFFWPAGQALLQSLQQQDAFGTSVEFVGLDNFRQLFNDPAYGESFKTTALFSVLVAGIGISLSLMLAVFADRITRGGMFYKTMLILPYAVAPAVAAVLWVFMFSPSLGVVAYALGKIGINWNHLLDSGHAMTLIVMASVWKQISYNFLFFLAGLQSIPKSLIEAAAIDGARPWRRFWTVQFPLLSPTTFFLLVINVVYAFFDTFAIVDAATQGGPGKDTTILVYKVYHDGFKGLDLGGSAAQSVVLMVIVVALTVIQFRYVEKKVQY
- the ugpE gene encoding sn-glycerol-3-phosphate ABC transporter permease UgpE, producing the protein MVEKRGTQGILAHVIMILGVFIVAFPLYLAFVASTHTAQEIVQAPMPLTPGSNIVDSYKGALFGRENSAGSNAPVAHMMWVSFVTAMVIAIGKITISLLSAFAIVYFRFPFKKICFWAIFVTLMLPVEVRILPTYKVLSDLNMLNTYAGLTVPLIASATATFLFRQFFLTVPDELTEASRMDGASPMRFFFDVLLPLSKTSIAALFVIQFIYGWNQYLWPLLATTSEDMYPVVVGIKRMIAGGDGQNEWNVVMATAILAMLPPALVVILMQKWFVKGLVDTEK
- the ugpB gene encoding sn-glycerol-3-phosphate ABC transporter substrate-binding protein UgpB — translated: MRFKTLALASALAATLFNAAQAQTEIQWWHSMTAVNNEWVNDLAKQFNESQKDYKIVPTFKGTYDESMTASIAAFRSGNAPHILQVFEVGTATMMASKGAVIPVGQVMKDAGEKFDPAAYIPAVAGYYTAPNGQMLSFPFNSSTTIFYFNKDAFKAAGLPTDKAPSTWPEVVAAAAKLKASGHKCPFTTAWQNWTQVESFSAWHNVEFASKANGLQGLDARLKVNSPLHQRHIENLASMSKQGLFIYKGRGNVPEASFVSGECAMINTSSGFYGNVAKNAKFAYGLAPLPYYPDVPGAPQNTVIGGASLWVMSGKKAAEYKGVAKFFSFISTPEVQSASHKRTGYLPVTTASYKLTEESGFYKQNPGTDVAVTQMIRKVTDKSRGIRLGNYVQIRAIEDEELEQVWGGKKTAKEALDAIVTRGNEQLERFQKANKS
- the serA gene encoding phosphoglycerate dehydrogenase, yielding MSSKTSLDKSRIKFLLLEGIHPSAVEVLRAAGYTNIESLPGALPDAELKAKIADVHFVGIRSRTQLTAEVFAAAHKLVAAGCFCIGTNQVDLEAAREHGVAVFNAPYSNTRSVAELVLAEAILLLRGVPEKSAVAHRGGWLKSAENAFEIRGKTLGIVGYGSIGAQLSVLAEALGMHVAFFDVVTKLPLGNARQVRELHQLLAQSDIVTLHVPETQATQWMIGAAEIAAMKPGSILINASRGTVVEIDALAEALKSKKLLGAAIDVFPVEPRSNKDEFQSPLRGLDNVILTPHIGGSTMEAQANIGLEVAEKLVKYSDNGTSTSSVNFPEVALPAHPGKHRLLHIHRNVPGVLSEINKIFSDNNINISSQFLQTNEKVGYVVMDIDAASSDLALEKLAKVNGTIRSRVLF